One genomic region from Bacillus sp. SLBN-46 encodes:
- a CDS encoding GNAT family protein, producing the protein MMKSESIYIRPFLPSDAAALLELQFANRDFFQRFSMERSEDFYTLETQFNRIQFYQEDSQNDQSYNFGIFTYDDNLIGTINLFHVMRGSLQSAFIGYFLDKKHNGKGYTTEAAKLMAEYAFNELNLHRIEAGVMPHNIGSIRVLEKAGFHKEGIAVKNVRINGKWEDHQVLAIINPRD; encoded by the coding sequence ATGATGAAAAGTGAATCAATTTATATAAGACCGTTTCTTCCAAGTGATGCTGCCGCATTGCTCGAGTTACAGTTTGCTAATCGTGATTTTTTTCAACGATTTTCTATGGAGCGAAGTGAAGACTTCTATACATTAGAAACACAATTTAATAGAATACAGTTCTATCAAGAGGATAGTCAAAACGATCAGTCCTATAATTTTGGCATTTTTACATATGATGATAATTTAATTGGAACAATTAATCTATTCCATGTCATGAGGGGCTCGCTCCAAAGTGCATTTATTGGATATTTTTTAGATAAAAAGCATAATGGCAAAGGGTATACAACTGAAGCGGCTAAGCTAATGGCTGAATATGCTTTCAATGAATTGAATTTACATAGGATTGAAGCAGGCGTTATGCCACACAATATCGGATCCATTCGCGTATTAGAGAAGGCTGGCTTTCATAAGGAAGGTATTGCTGTGAAAAATGTAAGGATCAATGGTAAGTGGGAAGATCATCAGGTGTTGGCAATAATCAACCCGCGTGATTAA
- a CDS encoding GNAT family N-acetyltransferase: MVVREVEESDAENLVALIKQVEKESEFMLMEPGERQITPAQQQQRIHSIQKSENSTIFVAENEEQLVGYIFAMGGTAKRNQHSVYVVIGILKDYRGQGIGTTLFEKLEEWAVERKIRRLELTTVTQNVAGVALYKKMGFEVEGTKKNSLLIDGEFVDEYYMAKLV, from the coding sequence ATGGTTGTTAGAGAAGTAGAAGAATCCGATGCAGAAAATTTGGTTGCGCTTATAAAGCAGGTTGAAAAAGAATCTGAATTTATGCTGATGGAACCGGGTGAACGACAAATTACACCTGCACAACAACAGCAGAGAATCCACTCGATCCAAAAAAGCGAGAACTCCACCATTTTTGTAGCCGAAAACGAAGAACAATTAGTTGGGTACATATTTGCAATGGGCGGTACGGCAAAAAGAAATCAGCACTCTGTATATGTAGTTATTGGTATTTTAAAAGATTATAGAGGGCAGGGCATTGGAACCACGCTATTTGAGAAATTGGAAGAATGGGCAGTTGAGAGGAAGATCCGCCGCCTCGAACTAACGACCGTCACGCAAAATGTAGCAGGTGTCGCTTTGTATAAAAAAATGGGATTTGAAGTGGAAGGAACCAAAAAGAATTCCCTACTAATAGACGGTGAGTTTGTGGATGAATACTATATGGCGAAGCTTGTATGA
- a CDS encoding GNAT family N-acetyltransferase, whose product MFIRLETNDELLGDGGSFLSDEVQYNLIHRISEVSDALSIKTTDNRMVFAQTQGQKAWLWVSKETPLEEQKEILQNLVSYLNSNQLPGVSGDPQTAEMFAEVFSKKRGIGYETVMTMESYHCPKVIKPVNVPGEIRKAALEDIDTVAAYLAGFVEDAFGTSVEANTQLSKAKMMIEAGNLYLWLVDEKPVSMANISHRSPRHARINAVYTPVMHRKNGYASALVAELCVIIHSEGLEPMLYADISNPDSNKVYQNIGFIESGKIAEIKFVG is encoded by the coding sequence ATGTTTATTAGACTTGAAACAAATGATGAGTTACTGGGTGATGGAGGTTCTTTTCTCTCTGATGAAGTACAATATAACCTGATTCATCGAATCAGTGAGGTTAGTGATGCTTTAAGCATAAAGACGACAGATAATAGGATGGTCTTTGCACAAACGCAGGGACAAAAGGCATGGTTGTGGGTATCCAAGGAGACACCATTAGAGGAACAGAAGGAAATACTTCAAAATCTAGTAAGCTATTTAAACAGTAATCAGCTTCCTGGAGTATCAGGGGATCCGCAGACTGCAGAAATGTTTGCGGAGGTTTTTTCGAAAAAGAGGGGAATTGGCTATGAAACGGTAATGACCATGGAATCTTATCATTGTCCAAAGGTAATAAAGCCAGTAAATGTACCAGGGGAGATTCGAAAAGCCGCTTTAGAAGACATAGATACTGTGGCTGCGTATCTTGCAGGTTTTGTAGAGGATGCATTTGGTACATCAGTGGAAGCTAATACTCAACTTTCTAAAGCAAAAATGATGATTGAGGCTGGAAACTTGTACCTTTGGCTTGTGGATGAAAAACCGGTGTCCATGGCGAATATTTCACATCGTTCACCTAGACATGCCCGGATTAATGCGGTTTATACTCCTGTCATGCATCGGAAGAATGGCTATGCAAGTGCGCTAGTAGCGGAATTATGTGTAATTATTCATTCGGAGGGACTAGAACCAATGTTGTATGCGGATATCAGTAACCCCGATTCCAATAAGGTGTATCAGAATATCGGTTTTATCGAAAGTGGTAAAATAGCTGAAATCAAATTTGTAGGATAG
- a CDS encoding DUF2269 family protein translates to MVSLYKVIVFIHIFSAILGMGPGFILTTVVKSGKNMTELRHSYKIRHKLHIFVMVGGTLLLITGIAMGLLNPSLFQMGWYVISLILFLAALAIGPLVLSPRSKPVKALLESHKGEEIPEEYWRLAKILFRYEDLENLIFLIIIALMILKPF, encoded by the coding sequence GTGGTTTCTCTATACAAAGTAATTGTGTTCATTCATATTTTTTCAGCTATTTTGGGAATGGGACCTGGGTTTATTTTAACAACTGTTGTTAAATCGGGCAAAAACATGACCGAATTAAGGCATTCATATAAAATCAGGCATAAACTTCATATATTTGTTATGGTGGGAGGCACCCTTCTACTGATTACTGGAATAGCGATGGGACTCTTAAATCCAAGCTTGTTCCAGATGGGTTGGTATGTTATAAGTCTTATTCTCTTCCTAGCAGCTCTTGCGATTGGTCCGCTTGTTTTGTCTCCAAGGTCAAAACCAGTCAAAGCTTTACTCGAATCGCATAAAGGCGAAGAAATTCCTGAAGAATATTGGCGGCTAGCTAAAATTCTTTTCCGCTATGAAGACTTAGAAAATCTAATCTTTTTAATCATTATTGCTTTAATGATTTTAAAACCATTTTAA
- a CDS encoding ABC transporter ATP-binding protein, with product MNLEDPSIEYLDLFKEEKSCKANPFQVLLRLYHGHWVKLIISLLFYIIKSAPVWVFPIVTANVINIATKPDSHSDSELWMNFMIIFIVYIQNIPMHTFHVAFFSKALRQVEAGLRSTLVRKLQQLSMGYYGNLGAGRIQTKVLRDVEAIEMSSRQLMLGLMPAMINLTIAVVLTVMHSITVALFFVLTVPTSLVIIYLFRKKIAKTNREFRTRIEEMSGSVSQMVEMIPVTRAHGLEEFEIKKMDKRLKNIKEKGFQLDILEGYFASSNWVTFQVFQVLCLFFTAYLAYKGEMPVGDVVMYQGFFNMILGAVTNILNVYPIIVKGFESIYSVTEILMSEDTENLKGRRFPERITGNISFKDVSFQYPNSDKHALKSFSLEVNAGETVAFVGESGSGKSTILNLIIGFYKAQQGTILIDGISINDISIRKYRKYLAMVLQNNILFSGTIRDNITYGLPDVREEILKKVIKMANLQDVIENLSDGLDTRVGEHGSRLSGGQRQRIAIARALIRDPKIIILDEATSALDNKSERYVQQAMEKLTRDRTTFVVAHRLSTVRHADKIVVMEKGEVIEMGTYEELLTKRGAFYELQHCT from the coding sequence ATGAATCTAGAAGACCCTTCTATTGAATATCTAGACCTGTTTAAGGAAGAGAAGTCATGCAAGGCAAATCCGTTTCAAGTGTTGTTAAGGCTATACCATGGACATTGGGTTAAGCTAATTATTTCTTTGTTGTTTTATATTATTAAAAGCGCGCCTGTCTGGGTTTTCCCAATAGTTACGGCTAATGTCATAAACATTGCAACTAAACCTGATAGCCACAGTGATTCAGAGCTTTGGATGAATTTTATGATCATTTTTATCGTCTACATTCAAAATATACCCATGCATACTTTTCACGTTGCCTTTTTCAGTAAGGCGTTACGCCAAGTGGAGGCAGGACTTCGGAGTACACTAGTAAGGAAGCTTCAGCAGTTGTCGATGGGATATTACGGAAATCTGGGAGCAGGAAGAATTCAAACAAAGGTTCTTCGCGATGTAGAAGCAATCGAAATGTCTTCTAGGCAGCTTATGCTTGGATTAATGCCTGCGATGATTAATCTAACCATTGCTGTTGTTCTAACTGTCATGCATAGCATCACGGTTGCTTTATTCTTTGTATTAACAGTTCCCACTTCGTTGGTAATCATTTATTTATTTCGAAAAAAAATTGCCAAAACCAACAGGGAGTTTCGTACAAGAATAGAGGAAATGTCAGGAAGTGTTTCACAAATGGTAGAAATGATTCCAGTTACTCGTGCACATGGACTAGAAGAATTCGAAATAAAAAAAATGGATAAAAGATTAAAGAACATTAAAGAAAAAGGGTTTCAGCTTGATATCTTAGAAGGATATTTTGCATCCTCCAACTGGGTCACTTTTCAAGTATTTCAAGTTCTTTGTTTATTTTTTACTGCTTACCTAGCCTATAAAGGGGAAATGCCGGTCGGCGATGTGGTAATGTATCAGGGGTTTTTTAACATGATTCTTGGAGCGGTTACCAATATCTTGAATGTGTATCCCATTATTGTAAAAGGATTTGAGTCGATTTACTCGGTTACAGAGATTCTCATGTCAGAGGATACGGAAAATTTAAAAGGACGCAGATTTCCTGAAAGAATTACAGGAAATATTTCTTTCAAGGATGTTTCTTTTCAATATCCAAATTCGGATAAACATGCTTTAAAGTCTTTTTCTTTAGAGGTAAATGCTGGCGAAACGGTTGCCTTTGTGGGGGAATCAGGTTCAGGGAAATCCACAATTTTGAACCTCATCATTGGCTTTTATAAAGCTCAACAAGGTACAATCCTCATTGATGGAATCTCCATCAATGACATATCCATTAGAAAATATCGGAAATATTTAGCCATGGTTTTGCAAAATAATATCTTATTTTCGGGTACAATTCGGGACAATATTACTTATGGTCTGCCTGATGTTCGTGAGGAAATACTAAAAAAAGTGATTAAAATGGCGAATTTACAAGACGTGATTGAAAATCTTTCTGATGGCCTCGATACCCGTGTTGGTGAACATGGCAGCAGGCTTTCAGGTGGGCAACGGCAACGGATCGCAATTGCACGTGCACTGATAAGAGACCCAAAAATAATTATTCTGGATGAAGCAACGTCTGCCCTTGATAATAAATCAGAGCGCTATGTACAGCAGGCAATGGAAAAACTGACGCGTGACCGGACCACGTTTGTTGTTGCTCATCGGCTTTCGACGGTTCGTCATGCTGATAAAATTGTGGTAATGGAAAAAGGTGAGGTTATTGAAATGGGCACATACGAAGAACTTTTGACTAAACGTGGTGCCTTCTATGAACTGCAGCATTGTACGTAA
- a CDS encoding GNAT family N-acetyltransferase — translation MNIRLLTPADAEKYWELRLEALKENPEAFLTSYEEAVKRENPVEQVARNFTAEGNYTFGAFDGEELIGVVTLLLEKAEKIQHRANIFAMYVTPRKQGSGIGEALLTAAVKKAKTIDVIEKINLSVIASNEKAKKLYSKLGFQTFGLEEKALKINGVYYNDEHMVLHFDK, via the coding sequence ATGAACATTAGACTATTAACTCCTGCTGATGCAGAAAAGTATTGGGAATTGAGACTAGAAGCATTAAAGGAAAATCCAGAAGCTTTTTTAACGAGTTATGAAGAGGCCGTCAAAAGGGAGAATCCCGTTGAACAGGTAGCTCGTAATTTCACCGCAGAAGGAAACTATACCTTTGGAGCGTTCGATGGGGAAGAACTTATTGGCGTTGTCACGTTACTTTTGGAAAAAGCAGAAAAGATTCAGCACAGGGCAAATATCTTCGCGATGTATGTCACGCCAAGAAAACAAGGTTCTGGAATCGGGGAGGCCTTGCTTACAGCGGCAGTTAAAAAAGCGAAAACAATCGATGTTATTGAAAAAATAAACTTATCTGTCATTGCGAGTAATGAAAAAGCGAAAAAACTCTATTCCAAATTAGGGTTTCAGACGTTTGGACTAGAGGAGAAAGCTTTGAAAATAAATGGTGTATATTATAACGATGAACATATGGTGCTGCATTTTGATAAGTAG
- a CDS encoding protein phosphatase 2C domain-containing protein, translating into MNSAENKANFRQMHWIGLDDPCINQIKLDSFHHMVLGRYGGNQQAGANKNEDGALVMAGLDWEFSMVLDGHNSAESVELVIDTILQESEKLGSILGESLETVFVSLEKHILTIFQSEHFLEACKQVQGETACLLCVRKDKYIWWFSVGDCVLYLLHEDFHRLGQYALNQRQFYEWIGQVNTFAQPIPCYSSGVRELRTGYNRMLLVTDGVLECGNRYYETSKYLYQDFYGQPSPPNIENSVKHVLELVNESHGRDSATIICWDYHHVLPTTYPSNQPKR; encoded by the coding sequence ATGAATTCAGCAGAAAACAAAGCAAATTTCAGACAAATGCATTGGATTGGCCTGGACGATCCGTGCATCAACCAAATTAAATTAGATTCATTTCATCACATGGTCTTAGGGCGTTATGGTGGAAATCAACAAGCAGGAGCTAATAAAAATGAAGATGGGGCCCTGGTTATGGCGGGGCTGGACTGGGAATTTTCCATGGTATTGGATGGACACAACAGTGCAGAAAGTGTGGAATTAGTTATCGATACTATTTTACAAGAATCGGAAAAGCTAGGTTCCATTTTAGGAGAGTCTTTGGAAACGGTCTTCGTATCTTTGGAAAAGCATATTCTAACCATTTTCCAATCCGAGCATTTTCTAGAAGCTTGTAAACAAGTCCAGGGTGAAACCGCATGCCTGTTGTGTGTAAGAAAAGATAAATATATATGGTGGTTTTCTGTCGGAGATTGTGTCCTCTATCTCCTGCATGAGGACTTCCATAGGTTAGGGCAATATGCACTTAATCAACGACAATTTTATGAATGGATAGGCCAAGTAAATACCTTTGCCCAACCTATTCCGTGCTATTCTTCCGGGGTCAGGGAACTCAGAACAGGCTATAATCGAATGCTCTTGGTGACAGATGGAGTGTTAGAATGTGGTAATCGATACTATGAAACTTCTAAGTATCTTTACCAAGATTTCTATGGACAGCCCTCTCCTCCTAATATAGAGAACAGTGTAAAACATGTTTTAGAACTTGTTAATGAAAGTCATGGACGGGATAGTGCGACCATTATTTGCTGGGATTACCATCATGTTCTTCCCACCACCTATCCTAGTAATCAACCAAAGAGGTGA
- a CDS encoding PQQ-dependent dehydrogenase, methanol/ethanol family: MGTRKKGLLIAGFTGMFVIVVLFYFFLTSVGEKEKVDGKHADSKNPPAAKVEVKDPAPPAFTSKQLTSLPKDNWITNGGSTFNQRYSTLDKINTSNIKNLKGKWVTHLGSGKEFKYSGEASPVVYNGVMYIITGADQVSAIDVKKGQTLWTYKPNISELTTVCCGWTSRGVAIGDGLVYVGLLDARLVALDQKTGKEVWSTTVDDWKKGYTITSAPLYYNGKIYTGISGGEYGIRGRVTAFDAKKGKELWRFYTIPGPGESGHETWPSDNDSWKKGGAPVWQTPAVDPELGLLYFSTGNAAPDLDGSVRKGNNLFSSSIVAIDAETGKYKWHFQEVHHDIWDLDAPNPVVLFDVKKDGKKRKALAQAGKTGWLYILDRTNGKPLVGIEEQPVPQDDRQKTSPTQPIPKGDAFVPQVVTEEEFKKDVKGYKGHIGKIFDPYWEEPMLVKPSTFGGANWPPSAYNPDTEYFYVLGTDQYSTFTRSEEEYKEGSIYLGSIIQPVQDAPVRGTITAIDVKTNKIAWQKKWDANAYSGVLTTKGGLVFVGHNDGRLFAFDAKTGKQVWEFKTDAGVNAAPIAYEVDGKEYISVLAAGNALAGSKHGDSLWTFSLDGTIESGTAPESTNNPEDKENGDTTANVNDGQKVFEGNCLACHGREGTGGHNGPDLQLSQVAKDSEKVMERVKKGGNTMPAFGELLTEKQIKDVTKYITEIVAKKRE, from the coding sequence TTGGGAACTAGAAAAAAAGGGTTACTTATTGCTGGGTTTACAGGAATGTTTGTCATTGTCGTCCTCTTTTATTTTTTTCTAACCTCTGTAGGAGAAAAAGAGAAGGTAGATGGAAAGCATGCAGATAGCAAAAATCCGCCTGCTGCAAAAGTGGAAGTAAAGGACCCCGCTCCTCCAGCGTTTACAAGCAAGCAACTGACATCGTTGCCAAAGGACAACTGGATTACCAATGGAGGGAGTACATTTAATCAACGTTACTCTACCCTGGATAAAATAAATACATCCAACATTAAAAATTTAAAAGGGAAATGGGTTACGCATCTTGGGTCAGGAAAAGAGTTTAAATATTCTGGTGAGGCGTCTCCCGTCGTTTATAACGGTGTTATGTATATCATTACCGGTGCAGACCAAGTGTCGGCTATTGATGTGAAAAAAGGACAAACCTTATGGACTTATAAACCGAACATTAGCGAATTAACAACCGTTTGTTGTGGTTGGACAAGTCGTGGTGTCGCAATCGGCGATGGGCTAGTGTATGTTGGGCTGTTAGATGCCAGATTAGTTGCTCTCGATCAGAAAACGGGTAAAGAGGTATGGTCTACAACGGTCGATGACTGGAAAAAAGGTTATACGATTACAAGCGCACCACTTTACTATAATGGAAAAATCTATACGGGAATTTCTGGTGGTGAATATGGAATTCGAGGCAGGGTTACGGCCTTTGATGCAAAAAAAGGAAAGGAGCTTTGGCGCTTCTATACCATTCCAGGCCCTGGAGAAAGTGGTCATGAAACTTGGCCAAGTGACAATGATTCGTGGAAAAAAGGAGGCGCACCGGTTTGGCAAACGCCGGCGGTTGATCCAGAATTAGGGTTACTGTACTTTTCAACTGGTAATGCAGCTCCGGATTTAGACGGAAGTGTAAGAAAAGGAAATAACTTATTTTCTTCTTCCATAGTAGCAATTGATGCTGAAACAGGAAAATATAAGTGGCACTTTCAAGAAGTTCATCACGATATTTGGGATTTAGATGCACCGAATCCAGTTGTACTATTTGATGTTAAAAAGGATGGAAAGAAGCGAAAAGCACTTGCCCAGGCTGGTAAAACAGGATGGCTTTATATCCTAGACCGAACGAACGGGAAGCCGTTGGTAGGTATTGAAGAGCAGCCAGTGCCGCAGGACGATCGTCAAAAAACATCGCCTACCCAGCCGATTCCAAAGGGGGATGCTTTTGTCCCACAGGTTGTCACGGAAGAGGAATTCAAGAAAGATGTGAAAGGCTATAAAGGACATATAGGTAAGATTTTTGATCCATACTGGGAAGAACCCATGCTTGTGAAACCATCGACGTTCGGAGGAGCTAACTGGCCACCGTCAGCATATAACCCGGACACAGAATATTTTTATGTATTAGGAACGGATCAGTATTCTACTTTTACCAGAAGTGAAGAAGAGTATAAGGAAGGAAGTATCTATCTAGGGAGTATTATCCAACCAGTACAGGATGCGCCAGTAAGAGGAACCATCACGGCCATTGATGTAAAAACAAATAAAATTGCCTGGCAGAAAAAGTGGGATGCGAACGCCTATAGCGGTGTACTAACCACAAAGGGTGGACTTGTCTTTGTAGGACATAATGATGGAAGACTATTTGCTTTTGATGCAAAGACTGGTAAGCAAGTTTGGGAATTTAAGACAGATGCAGGTGTTAATGCGGCGCCTATTGCCTATGAAGTGGATGGAAAGGAATATATTTCTGTTTTAGCGGCAGGTAACGCATTAGCAGGTTCGAAGCACGGCGACTCTTTATGGACCTTCTCCTTAGATGGGACCATAGAATCAGGTACCGCTCCTGAAAGCACTAATAACCCCGAAGACAAGGAGAATGGAGATACTACGGCAAATGTGAACGATGGTCAAAAGGTTTTTGAAGGAAATTGCTTGGCCTGCCATGGAAGAGAAGGAACAGGTGGACATAATGGACCGGACTTGCAGCTTAGCCAGGTTGCAAAGGATTCAGAAAAGGTAATGGAAAGGGTAAAGAAAGGCGGGAATACCATGCCAGCCTTTGGTGAACTTTTAACTGAAAAACAAATAAAAGATGTAACAAAATATATTACTGAGATTGTGGCCAAAAAACGAGAATAA
- a CDS encoding cation:dicarboxylate symporter family transporter: MKKISLAWQIFIGLALGIILGAIFYGNPHVETYLQPIGTIFIRLIKMIVVPIVVASLIVGVAGVGDMKSLGKLGGKTLLYFEIITTIAIFVGLLAANVFQPGAGVDRTHLTKTDINSYVDTAAQTESHSMADTFINIVPTNIIQSLANGDMLAIIFFSVMFGLGVAAIGEKGQPIINFFRGTADAMFYVTNQIMKLAPLGVFALIGVTVSKFGITSLIPLGKLVLVVYGSMIFFILVVLGLTAKIAGVNIFNLLRYLKDELILGYTTASSETVLPKLMEKMEKIGCPKAITSFVIPTGYSFNLDGSTLYQAIAALFIAQMYGIHMSITHQITLVLVLMLTSKGIAGVPGVSFVVLLATLGSVGIPVEGLAFIAGIDRILDMARTCVNIVGNSLAAIVITKWEGHKLDEDAVEKAA, translated from the coding sequence ATGAAAAAGATTAGCTTAGCATGGCAAATCTTTATTGGACTAGCTTTAGGTATTATTTTAGGTGCTATTTTTTATGGTAACCCGCATGTGGAAACGTACTTACAGCCAATTGGTACTATATTTATTCGATTAATCAAAATGATTGTCGTTCCAATCGTTGTTGCTAGTCTTATTGTTGGTGTTGCAGGCGTTGGTGATATGAAGTCACTGGGTAAACTTGGTGGAAAAACCCTATTATATTTTGAAATCATTACAACTATTGCTATCTTTGTAGGACTACTTGCAGCAAACGTGTTTCAACCTGGAGCTGGTGTGGATCGAACACACTTAACGAAAACAGATATTAACTCCTATGTGGATACAGCTGCACAAACCGAATCACATTCTATGGCTGATACGTTTATTAATATCGTACCTACCAATATCATACAGTCATTAGCAAATGGCGATATGTTAGCAATTATCTTCTTTTCTGTCATGTTTGGACTTGGTGTAGCAGCGATTGGTGAAAAAGGTCAACCGATTATTAATTTCTTTAGAGGTACGGCGGATGCCATGTTCTATGTAACCAATCAAATCATGAAATTGGCCCCACTTGGGGTATTTGCTCTAATCGGTGTAACGGTATCAAAATTTGGAATTACGTCATTAATCCCATTAGGTAAATTAGTTTTAGTCGTTTACGGATCAATGATTTTCTTCATTTTAGTCGTTCTTGGATTAACTGCAAAGATTGCAGGGGTTAATATCTTTAATTTATTAAGATATTTGAAAGATGAATTAATTCTAGGTTATACAACGGCAAGTTCTGAAACGGTTCTTCCGAAGTTAATGGAAAAAATGGAGAAAATCGGTTGTCCGAAGGCTATTACTTCATTTGTTATACCAACAGGATATTCATTTAACCTTGATGGATCGACCTTGTATCAAGCGATTGCAGCGTTGTTCATCGCACAAATGTATGGAATCCATATGAGTATTACACATCAAATTACCTTAGTTCTTGTATTGATGCTGACTTCTAAAGGGATTGCTGGAGTTCCAGGCGTATCGTTTGTCGTGTTACTTGCGACTCTAGGAAGTGTAGGTATCCCAGTTGAAGGACTTGCATTTATCGCTGGTATTGACCGTATTCTAGATATGGCGCGTACATGTGTAAATATTGTTGGTAACTCTTTAGCTGCCATTGTCATTACTAAGTGGGAAGGCCACAAGCTTGATGAGGATGCAGTAGAAAAAGCAGCTTAA